One stretch of Oncorhynchus clarkii lewisi isolate Uvic-CL-2024 chromosome 3, UVic_Ocla_1.0, whole genome shotgun sequence DNA includes these proteins:
- the LOC139405587 gene encoding sorting nexin-10B, producing the protein MEQFISVWVRDPRIQKKDFWHAHMDYEICIHTNSLCFTKKISCVRRRYRDFVWLRQKLQANSLLMVQLPELPPKNPFFNLNNAQQITERMKGLQKFLQLTLESNLLLSDSCLHLFLQSELGVSQIEACASGRTHYSVSQAVLRCGCKLQRFHSQEDLLETSRKESCDSDSVSGFVEPAPSSKDGAASSPTETLDLSLPDRTRPNHNQEETLALSLPDRTRPNHNQEETLALSLPDRTRPNPNQEETLALFLYLIGPET; encoded by the exons atggaGCAGTTTATCAGTGTCTGGGTTCGGGATCCTCGGATTCAGAAGAAGGACTTCTGGCATGCCCACATGGACTATGAAATCTGTATACAT ACCAACAGTCTCTGCTTCACCAAGAAGATATCCTGTGTGAGGAGAAGGTACCGTGACTTCGTATGGCTCCGGCAGAAACTGCAGGCTAACTCCCTACTCAT GGTCCAGCTGCCTGAACTACCACCTAAGAACCCTTTCTTTAACCTGAACAACGCCCAGCAGATCACAGAGAGGATGAAGGGCCTCCAGAAGTTCCTTCAACT GACCCTGGAGAGTAATCTGCTTCTGTCAGACAGCTGTCTGCACCTCTTCCTGCAGTCGGAGCTGGGGGTGTCCCAGATAGAGGCCTGCGCCTCAGGTAGAACCCATTACTCTGTGTCCCAGGCCGTGCTGCGCTGCGGCTGCAAACTGCAACGCTTCCACTCCCAGGAGGACCTGTTAGAGACCAGCCGCAAGGAGTCCTGTGACTCCGACTCTGTTAG TGGGTTTGTAGAGCCGGCGCCCAGCAGTAAAGATGGAGCTGCTTCCTCACCCACAGAGACCCTAGATCTGTCTCTACCTGATAGGACCAGACCTAACCACAACCAGGAAGAGACCctagctctgtctctacctgATAGGACCAGACCTAACCACAACCAGGAAGAGACCctagctctgtctctacctgATAGGACCAGACCTAACCCCAACCAGGAAGAGACCCTAGCTCTGTTTCTCTACCTGATAGGACCTGAGACCTAA